A section of the Pochonia chlamydosporia 170 chromosome 2, whole genome shotgun sequence genome encodes:
- a CDS encoding iron permease ftr1 family protein (similar to Eutypa lata UCREL1 XP_007795920.1) has translation MVDVFSVPIFLVVLRETIEAGIIVSILLAFLKQMRQNGTLDAKSYKSLIKQVWVGALVGFLLCLVVGGAIIGIFYRFSRNLWNSAEYIYQGVFYLVAALIITVVGVAFLRMGKMQEKWRGKISAALDKHPATKRDTMGSLKRYSKAYAVLVLSFITVAREGIEGVVFVSGVTFSTSATSVPLPVVIGLITGSVVSWVLYKGASFAKIRYFLVASSCLLYLVAAGLVARSVWYFEQGHWSKLVGKDVGEAGAGPGSYDIDRSVWHVNCCSPECNGGYGWGIFNGILGWTNSATYSTVIAYNVYWILVSMFFIGLRHREVKGKWPLIPGKTSTQTLTARPHD, from the exons ATGGTCGATGTATTTTCGGTTCCCATCTTCCTTGTTGTACTTCGAGAAACCATTGAAGCCGGGATTATTGTTAGTATTCTGCTTGCCTTTTTGAAGCAAATGCGTCAGAATGGAACATTAGATGCTAAATCGTATAAGTCCTTGATCAAACAG GTTTGGGTGGGAGCCCTCGTTggctttcttctttgcttggtCGTCGGAGGAGCCATCATTGGTATATTCTATCGCTTCAGTAGGAATCTCTGGAATTCCGCCGAATACATATACCAAGGAGTCTTCTACCTCGTCGCTGCCCTGATTATTACCGTGGTTGGGGTTGCCTTCCTACGAATGGGCAAGATGCAGGAGAAGTGGCGAGGTAAGATAAGCGCCGCATTGGATAAGCACCCGGCAACGAAAAGAGATACTATGGGATCTCTAAAGAGATACTCGAAAGCTTATGCCGTGTTGGTTCTCTCTTTTATTACAGTTGCTCGAGAAGGAATTGAGGGTGTGGTGTTTGTATCCGGTGTGACCTTTTCGACATCAGCCACTTCGGTTCCTCTCCCAGTAGTCATTGGATTGATAACGGGTAGTGTTGTCAGTTGGGTTTTGTACAA GGGTGCTTCCTTTGCGAAGATCAGGTATTTCCTCGTAGCGTCGTCCTGCCTCCTATATCTAGTGGCTGCTGGTCTAGTGGCTCGGTCCGTATGGTATTTTGAACAAGGCCATTGGAGTAAGCTTGTTGGTAAAGATGTAGGCGAGGCTGGCGCTGGACCAGGATCATATGACATTGACCGCAGTGTCTGGCATGTCAAT TGTTGCAGCCCTGAATGCAACGGTGGATATGGCTGGGGCATCTTTAATGGCATCCTGGGGTGGACCAATTCTGCCACATATAGCACCGTCATCGCCTACAATGTATATTGGATCCTTGTTAGCATGTTCTTCATAGGACTGCGGCACCGCGAGGTTAAAGGAAAATGGCCTCTTATTCCGGGAAAGACTTCAACACAAACCTTAACAGCTCGTCCCCATGACTAA